A part of Dreissena polymorpha isolate Duluth1 chromosome 13, UMN_Dpol_1.0, whole genome shotgun sequence genomic DNA contains:
- the LOC127854866 gene encoding IgGFc-binding protein-like, with protein sequence MNNFSQSLISEQNKLSTKIDKADAKIVKLDVEAKKLDGFSRIIEELITTIDCKDPTPDHGTVNTTATTYGTVVKVSCNHGYVLSGTNIITCKVDSSWSESATCIPYDCEDPTPDHGTVNTTVTTYGTVVKISCNHGYVLSGENIIECNADSDWSASATCNPYDCGDPTPDHGTVNTTVTTYGTVVQISCNHGYVLSGENIIKCNVDSDWSASATCIPYDCGDPTPDHGTVNTTVTTYGTVVQISCNHGYVLSGENIIKCNVDSDWSASATCNPYDCGDPTPDHGTVNTTVTTYGTVVKISCNNGYVLSGENIIKCNADSDWSASATCNLYDSAGRQFIFGIPETSYTTDYIKLYIASKHVSKVYITAPGIGFNQTITTLANTSTAVVLPGSLVTTTGLSNKAVYVEANQTISIYVMVRDFYSSDGFLLLPISADAREFVVASYEPYYYTLPSEFLIIALEDSTLIDIQLITSDGPVIIGGQSYSSGQNVSLKMSRMQTYLVQHEHDLTGTHITSSKPVSVVSGVTCANVPQYAVGCDFLVEQMLPVSFWQREYVCAKLKSRGINRLRILSSVDGTSVNIGATHIKLNKGEFYEYVHSNDVATPIESNFPVLVLQYAEGRDHDSKLGDPSMITIPSLNGQEAEYFYETATPLAYHYVSITIRTDQANGLHIDGSTVSRVDELKTTINTTEFSVIRLSVTVGKHHIYHVDTYVRFGVIVYGFDYAESYGFPLGLP encoded by the exons ATGAATAACTTTTCCCAGTCGCTGATCTCCGAACAAAACAAATTGAGTACAAAGATTGACAAAGCAGATGCAAAGATCGTTAAACTGGACGTTGAAGCGAAAAAGCTGGATGGCTTTTCGAGAATTATTGAAGAACTGATAACAACGATTG ATTGTAAGGACCCAACACCAGACCATGGAACAGTAAACACCACAGCAACAACGTATGGAACTGTTGTTAAAGTATCCTGCAATCATGGTTATGTACTGAGCGGAACGAACATCATAACATGCAAAGTTGACTCTTCCTGGTCTGAATCAGCCACTTGTATACCGTATG ATTGTGAGGACCCAACACCAGATCATGGTACAGTAAACACCACAGTAACAACGTATGGAACTGTTGTTAAAATATCCTGCAATCACGGTTACGTATTGAGCGGAGAGAACATCATCGAATGCAACGCTGACTCTGACTGGTCTGCATCAGCCACGTGTAACCCATATG ATTGTGGTGACCCAACACCAGACCATGGAACAGTAAACACTACAGTAACAACGTATGGAACTGTTGTTCAAATATCCTGCAATCACGGTTATGTACTGAGCGGAGAGAACATCATCAAATGCAACGTTGACTCTGACTGGTCTGCATCAGCCACGTGTATCCCATATG ATTGTGGTGACCCAACACCAGACCATGGAACAGTAAACACTACAGTAACAACGTATGGAACTGTTGTTCAAATATCCTGCAATCACGGTTATGTACTGAGCGGAGAGAACATCATCAAATGCAACGTTGACTCTGACTGGTCTGCATCAGCCACGTGTAACCCATATG ATTGTGGTGACCCAACACCAGACCATGGAACAGTAAACACTACAGTAACAACGTATGGAACAGTTGTTAAAATATCCTGCAATAACGGTTACGTACTGAGCGGAGAGAACATCATCAAATGCAACGCTGACTCTGACTGGTCTGCATCAGCCACTTGTAACCTGTATG ACTCAGCGGGTCGCCAGTTCATATTCGGAATCCCAGAAACAAGTTACACGACCGATTATATCAAACTGTACATTGCAAGCAAGCACGTCTCCAAGGTCTACATCACAGCGCCAGGAATAGGTTTCAACCAAACTATAACAACACTTGCTAACACCTCCACCGCAGTAGTTCTTCCTGGCAGCCTTGTAACCACAACTGGTTTGTCTAACAAAGCTGTATATGTTGAGGCGAATCAAACCATATCAATCTATGTCATGGTTAGAGATTTCTATTCCTCAGATGGATTTTTACTTTTACCAATCTCTGCTGACGCACGGGAATTTGTCGTTGCTTCATACGAACCATACTATTATACACTCCCAAGTGAATTTTTAATCATTGCATTAGAAGACAGCACTTTGATTGACATTCAACTGATAACATCTGATGGACCCGTCATCATAGGAGGCCAAAGCTACAGCAGCGGACAAAATGTTTCACTTAAAATGAGTAGAATGCAAACGTACTTGGTTCAACACGAACATGACTTGACAGGTACACACATTACTAGTTCCAAGCCTGTTTCTGTTGTATCTGGTGTTACATGTGCGAATGTTCCTCAATATGCAGTTGGCTGTGATTTCTTAGTGGAACAAATGTTACCAGTATCTTTTTGGCAGCGCGAATACGTGTGTGCCAAACTGAAATCTAGAGGAATCAACAGACTGCGCATTTTATCGTCAGTCGATGGAACATCTGTGAATATTGGAGCAACccacataaaattaaataaaggagaATTCTATGAATATGTTCACTCAAATGACGTTGCCACACCCATTGAATCTAATTTTCCAGTTTTAGTGTTGCAATATGCCGAAGGGCGTGACCACGATTCCAAGTTAGGAGATCCTAGCATGATTACTATTCCTTCTTTAAACGGCCAAGAAGCAGAGTATTTCTATGAAACTGCAACGCCTCTTGCTTACCATTACGTCTCAATAACAATTCGCACAGACCAGGCAAACGGACTGCATATTGATGGTTCTACCGTCAGTCGTGTCGATGAACTGAAAACAACCATAAACACAACAGAG TTCAGTGTTATTCGGCTGTCTGTTACCGTGGGAAAGCACCACATTTACCACGTGGACACCTACGTGCGTTTCGGAGTGATCGTTTACGGGTTTGATTACGCAGAATCCTACGGGTTTCCGCTGGGACTACCATG A